A genomic window from Montipora capricornis isolate CH-2021 chromosome 8, ASM3666992v2, whole genome shotgun sequence includes:
- the LOC138060667 gene encoding adenosine receptor A3-like, protein MTQQNIGNASLHVKTSCSDLEIFFSNADVDILSLSDSILCLVNAVFSFVAVFANIIAFYALYKATSLNSTSKALLCSLALSDLGVGAIVQPLFIVYRWAKIQNRLEDEACTAGIIAHIVGSHLSAVSFLTMTAISVDRLLALHLRIKYQATITLKRTLVVLALIWVSGGLWARSWKKNQDVYSIFSIIYIPVCFLVAFLSYFKIYLALRKHACKMGGHINPLKCKRKTNEMNFSRYKKSVVSMFYLFCAFLVSFLPYLCHKLAVIISGWNTSTSVLFSVGLTMVYSNSSLNPLIYCWRISEVKQTVLQVLCGCKGRRDSVTQLNKVAFSSNKRQVKLLLPRPPENVAV, encoded by the coding sequence ATGACACAGCAGAATATTGGGAATGCAAGCTTACACGTAAAGACGTCTTGCAGTGATTTAGAGATTTTCTTCAGCAATGCAGATGTTGATATACTTTCTCTGTCAGATTCAATTCTTTGTCTTGTTAACGCTGTCTTTAGCTTTGTAGCCGTGTTTGCCAACATCATTGCTTTTTACGCTTTATACAAAGCTACTTCGCTGAATTCAACATCCAAGGCGTTACTTTGCAGCCTAGCTCTCTCCGATCTGGGGGTTGGTGCAATTGTTCAGCCGCTGTTCATCGTGTACAGATGGGCAAAGATTCAAAACCGTCTTGAAGACGAGGCCTGTACAGCAGGAATTATCGCTCATATTGTAGGCAGCCATCTTTCCGCTGTTTCCTTTCTAACAATGACAGCCATAAGCGTGGACCGTCTACTCGCTTTACACCTTCGAATCAAATATCAAGCAACTATCACGCTAAAAAGGACTCTGGTTGTTCTTGCTTTGATATGGGTCTCAGGCGGCTTGTGGGCTAGatcatggaaaaaaaatcaagacGTGTACAGCATATTCAGCATCATTTATATTCCAGTTTGTTTCCTTGTTGCCTTTCTATCTTACTTCAAGATATACCTTGCCCTGAGAAAACATGCATGCAAGATGGGAGGACATATCAATCCTttgaaatgcaaaagaaaaacgaacgAAATGAACTTTTCTCGTTACAAAAAATCTGTCGTCAgtatgttttatttattttgcgcCTTTTTGGTGTCGTTTCTTCCTTACTTATGCCATAAACTTGCAGTGATCATATCCGGATGGAATACTAGTACATCTGTTTTGTTTAGTGTCGGCTTAACCATGGTTTATTCGAACAGTTCGCTTAATCCTTTGATTTACTGTTGGAGAATATCAGAAGTGAAGCAAACAGTCCTTCAAGTTTTGTGCGGATGCAAGGGTCGCCGTGACTCTGTGACCCAGCTAAATAAGGTCGCATTTTCTTCGAATAAAAGGCAGGTTAAACTTTTGCTGCCCAGACCACCTGAAAACGTGGCTGTGTAG